A genomic window from Oceanibaculum nanhaiense includes:
- a CDS encoding cation diffusion facilitator family transporter — protein sequence MTDAPASNNANGRLMRLASYVAVSVALVLIAAKLGAWLLTGSVALLSSLIDSVLDAFASIVALVAIRQALTPADKEHRFGHGKAEPIAALGQAAFIVGSALFLSVEAVRRLWSPQPVGQQEIGIAVMVFSILVTLALVAFQAHVIRRTGSLVVSADSLHYKGDLLINLSIIASLVLTGWFDFPLADPVFALGIAAYLLWNAKGIGGEALDMLMDRELPDEERQTILALARAHSGVLGVHDLRTRAAGPIRFIQMHLELDGDTRLAEAHEIADAVEAEIEAAFPGADVIVHQDPHGIPDAPREPNPPAGAA from the coding sequence ATGACCGACGCCCCCGCATCGAATAACGCCAATGGCCGCCTGATGCGGCTGGCGAGCTATGTCGCGGTGTCGGTGGCACTGGTGCTGATCGCGGCAAAGCTGGGGGCGTGGCTGCTTACCGGCTCGGTGGCGCTGCTGTCCAGCCTGATCGATTCGGTGCTCGACGCCTTCGCCTCAATCGTCGCCCTGGTGGCGATCCGTCAGGCGCTGACCCCGGCGGACAAGGAGCACCGTTTCGGCCATGGCAAGGCAGAACCCATCGCGGCGCTGGGGCAGGCGGCCTTCATCGTCGGGTCAGCGCTGTTTCTCAGCGTCGAGGCGGTGCGCCGGCTGTGGTCGCCGCAGCCGGTCGGGCAGCAGGAAATCGGCATCGCCGTCATGGTGTTCTCGATCCTGGTGACGCTGGCGCTGGTTGCCTTCCAGGCTCATGTGATCCGCCGCACCGGCTCGCTGGTCGTCTCCGCCGACAGCCTGCACTACAAGGGCGACCTGCTGATCAACCTGTCGATCATCGCCTCGCTGGTGCTGACCGGCTGGTTCGATTTTCCGCTGGCCGATCCGGTCTTCGCGCTGGGCATCGCCGCCTATCTGCTGTGGAACGCCAAGGGGATCGGCGGCGAGGCGCTGGACATGCTGATGGACCGAGAACTGCCCGACGAGGAACGGCAGACGATCCTGGCGCTGGCGCGTGCCCACTCCGGCGTGCTGGGCGTCCACGATCTGCGCACCCGCGCCGCCGGGCCAATCCGGTTCATCCAGATGCATCTGGAACTGGATGGCGATACCCGCCTGGCCGAGGCGCACGAGATCGCCGATGCGGTGGAGGCGGAGATCGAGGCGGCCTTTCCGGGTGCCGACGTCATTGTGCATCAGGATCCGCACGGCATTCCGGATGCACCGCGCGAACCCAACCCGCCGGCGGGGGCGGCATGA
- the pdxH gene encoding pyridoxamine 5'-phosphate oxidase yields the protein MSDTQHDDPFDLFAKWFGEAKEKEINDPNAMAVASVDASGRPSIRMVLLKDFDAGGFVFYTNYESRKGTEILGNPQTALLFHWKSLRRQVRIEGPVEKVSDAEADDYFHSRPRQSQIGAWASQQSRPLESRFALEKAVAKYAAKYPVGTIPRPPYWSGFRIRPDYFEFWEDRPFRLHDRLIFKPAGNGWATEKLYP from the coding sequence ATGAGCGACACGCAGCACGACGATCCCTTCGATCTCTTCGCCAAATGGTTCGGGGAGGCGAAGGAGAAGGAAATCAACGACCCCAACGCGATGGCCGTGGCCAGCGTCGATGCCAGCGGGCGGCCGTCGATCCGCATGGTTCTGCTGAAGGATTTCGATGCGGGCGGTTTCGTCTTCTACACCAATTACGAAAGCCGCAAGGGCACGGAAATCCTCGGCAACCCGCAGACGGCGCTGCTGTTTCACTGGAAATCGCTGCGCCGGCAGGTGCGCATCGAGGGGCCGGTGGAGAAGGTGAGCGACGCCGAGGCCGACGATTACTTCCACAGCCGGCCCCGGCAGAGCCAGATCGGCGCCTGGGCCTCGCAGCAGTCGCGGCCGCTTGAAAGCCGCTTCGCGCTGGAGAAGGCGGTGGCGAAATATGCCGCCAAATACCCGGTCGGCACCATTCCGCGCCCGCCCTACTGGTCAGGCTTCCGCATCCGTCCGGATTATTTCGAGTTCTGGGAGGACCGGCCGTTCCGGCTGCATGACCGGCTGATCTTCAAGCCGGCGGGCAATGGCTGGGCGACCGAGAAGCTGTATCCTTAA
- a CDS encoding RT0821/Lpp0805 family surface protein, with the protein MMKKTAIALSALLLLAACENGNHENKQTAGTILGGIAGAVAGSQIGGGKGRLAAVAAGALLGGFLGNQIGSDLDEVDRQRATSAMNRAQAAPVGQTITWNNPNSGNSGSVTPVREGTTASGEYCREFQQTVIIGGKSENAYGTACRQPDGSWKIVE; encoded by the coding sequence ATGATGAAGAAAACCGCTATCGCCCTTTCCGCCCTGCTGCTGCTCGCGGCCTGCGAGAACGGCAATCACGAGAACAAGCAGACCGCCGGCACCATCCTGGGCGGTATCGCCGGTGCTGTCGCCGGGTCGCAGATCGGCGGCGGCAAGGGCAGGCTGGCAGCCGTGGCCGCCGGCGCGCTGCTGGGCGGCTTCCTCGGCAACCAGATCGGCAGCGATCTCGACGAGGTGGACCGTCAGCGCGCGACTTCGGCGATGAACCGCGCGCAGGCCGCCCCGGTCGGCCAGACCATCACCTGGAACAACCCGAACAGCGGCAATTCCGGCAGCGTGACGCCGGTCCGCGAGGGCACCACCGCCAGCGGTGAGTATTGCCGCGAATTCCAGCAGACCGTCATCATTGGCGGCAAGAGCGAGAATGCCTACGGCACCGCCTGCCGCCAGCCGGACGGCAGCTGGAAGATCGTCGAATAA